The sequence below is a genomic window from Rhodobacter xanthinilyticus.
TTCTTCTCGACGGCTCCCCGTGTGCTCATAGGCCAAGCGGAATATTCCGAGATCGGATTCAGCTTTGCCTTCGCCACTGTCGCGCTTGTAATGATCGTGACAACTCGTTTCGCGAAGTCCTTTGTCACCAGATGGGGCATCGCGGGATGCGTAGCGCGTGGAATGGCGTTGCTCGTTTTCGGGGCGGTCCTGTTGGGGATCGGCGAACTCTTCGGTTCGCCGTCATTCCTCACCTTCATCGTGCCGATGTGGGTCATGGCGGTCGCCATTGTCTTCACTGTGTCCGTTACCGCGAACGGCGCTTTGGCAGAGTTCGACGACATCGCAGGATCAGCGGTCGCGTTCTACTTCTGCGTTCAAAGCCTGATAGTCAGCATTGTCGGGACATTGGCGGTGACGCTGTTAAACGGTGACACAGCGTGGCCGGTGATCTGTTACGCCACGGCGATGGCAGTGCTGGTGTCGTTGGGGCTGGCGCTCCTTCGGCTCCGTGGGACTGCCACCGAGAAGTCGCCAGTCGTCTAACCGACGACTGGAAGCAAGCCCGCTCCGATGCGGCGCAATAATCTTCGAAACCTCGTGAATGGCGGTATCCTGTCTGGCAAGATACCGCTCATTTCCCTTGTCCCGTGGCGGCCGGTCATCGACCGCCAGCTCGGCCGTGAGGTCATGGGCATCGTGCAAAGCGGATCGGTGTCGTGGCAGTTGGGGCGGCAAAGGGGCATAAGCCTCTAATCTGTTGTAGATGAACGCAGCCGCTCGAAACCAGCGATGAGGCTGTCGAGTCCGAAGTTGAACGCAGCATCCATGCCGTCTGTTTCCAACTCGTGAAACAGATCGTGCAGGAAGGACGACGGTGCTTGCTCGGACACATCTGGCCTGTCCGGAACTCTCTCATCGGCATCAGATGCCTGCTGCTCGAGAACGGAACCGACCACATAGTGACTGACCGCCCGGAGCGCCCAAACGGCGCGCTTCGGACAAAAGCCCTCCGCGCAGAGAAAGCGTATTTGCGTCTCGGCGGTGCCAAAATTCGGTTCTGTCGGTCGAGTGCCGGCATGGATACGCGCGCCGTCGCGATAAGAGAGCAACGCCGTTCTGAAGCTCAGGGCATTCTCTTTCAGGAACACCCGCCAGTCCTCATTCTCTTCGGGTAGCGAGCGGGTATGGCGTTCCGCCAGCATCGCCTCGGCGAGCGCATCAAGCAGCGCTCGCTTGTTCTGGAAATGCCAGTAAAGCGCAGGCTGCTGAACCTTGAGGCGTTCAGCGAGCTTCCGCGTCGTCAGGCTGTCCATGCCAACCTCGTTCAACAGCTCTAGCGCCGCCGCGATCACGGTGCCCTTGTCCAGTTTGGTCATTCACGTTCCTTCGCCAGTGCTTGACAATTTATCACCGATAAGTTCTATGTCCATCTCCTTATCGTTGATAAAGTCGCTCCATTGAGCGGCGCTGGAGTTTCAGGTGCGCAGCTCTGCCATCATTGCCCTGCTGATCGTGGGTCTTGACGCCATGGGTCTCGGCCTCATCATGCCCGTCCTTCCGACGCTTCTGCGTGAGCTTGTGCCAGCAGAGCAGGTCGCTGGACACTATGGTGCCTTGCTGTCGCTCTATGCATTGATGCAGGTCGTCTTCGCGCCCATGCTTGGACAGCTTTCGGATTCTTACGGTCGGCGTCCGGTACTTCTGGCTTCTCTTGCAGGAGCCGCAGTCGATTACACGATTATGGCATCAGCGCCGGTCTTATGGGTGCTCTATATCGGCCGACTCGTGTCCGGCGTCACGGGCGCAACCGGAGCTGTAGCAGCCTCAACCATTGCCGATTCGACGGGGGAAGGTTCTCGCGCACGCTGGTTCGGCTACATGGGGGCCTGTTATGGGGCGGGCATGATTGCCGGGCCAGCACTTGGTGGCATGCTCGGTGGTATCTCTGCTCATGCCCCGTTTATCGCCGCCGCCCTTCTCAACGGGTTCGCGTTCCTGCTTGCCTGCATTTTCCTCAAGGAGACTCATCACAGCCATGGCGGGACCGGAAAGCCGGTTCGCATCAAACCATTCGTTCTGTTACGGCTGGATGATGCATTGCGCGGGCTAGGTGCGCTTTTCGCAGTTTTCTTCATTATTCAACTGATCGGCCAAGTGCCTGCAGCCCTATGGGTCATATATGGCGAGGACCGTTTTCAGTGGAACACCGCGACCGTTGGTTTGTCGCTCGCGGCGTTTGGGGCAACACATGCGATCTTCCAAGCGTTTGTTACCGGCCCGCTTTCAAGCCGGCTTGGAGAGCGGCGCACGCTGCTGTTTGGCATGGCTGCGGATGCGACTGGCTTCGTTCTTCTGGCTTTTGCCACGCAGGGATGGATGGTGTTCCCGATTCTGTTGCTGCTTGCCGCCGGGGGTGTTGGCATGCCGGCCTTGCAGGCAATGCTCTCAAACAATGTCAGCAGTAACAAGCAAGGGGCTTTGCAAGGAACGCTAACGAGCCTCACCAATCTAAGCTCTATCGCAGGACCGCTTGGCTTCACAGCACTCTATTCTGCCACCGCCGGGGCATGGAACGGTTGGGTTTGGATTGTCGGCGCGATCCTCTATTTAATATGTCTGCCAATACTACGCAGACCATTCGCAACTTCATTGTGATTTAGTCATGGCGATTTGGCATGCGTAGACTTAGGAGAAATGACGGATTAAATCTGTTGAGCAATCATCTCCTTTCGGGGCGAGTGCCAATGATGACCTTAGTTCACACTCTCGCTGTCGCCGAATATCTCAACTTCCGTCACGCCGCCAACGCGCTCGGCGTTGCACAGTCCAGCGTCAGCGCCCGCGTGAAGGCACTGGAAGAAGACCTCGGCATCCTCTTGTTCGAGCGTCATGCGCGCGGCGTTCGGCTGACCGAGGCCGGACGCCATTTCGTCGAGCGGATAGCCGTAGGTATTGACCAACTCGACCATGCGGTGAAAACCGCCGGCATGGCGGCAGCCGGAGAAAGCGGCCGGCTTCGTATCGGTATCCATGCCCTGATTCCGCATAGCTTCCTCGCAAAGCTGATCGGCCAATACCGCAAGGATTACCCCGATGTTGAAGTCGAGATCGCCGAAGGCCCGGCCCGTGAAGCGGTGGTGCAGCTTCGCGCCGGTAGGTTGGACGTGGCGTTCGTCGCGGGCACGCCCCAACCACCCGACTGCCATTCCCGTCGCACATGGACCGAACCGCTCTTGGCGGTGCTACCGGAACGGCATCCGCTCGCCAAGCGGTCAGCCGTCACATGGCCCGATTTGGCAGGCGAGACGTTCCTTGTCCGGCATGGCGGCACTGGACCGCAGGTTCATAGCCATATCGTGCTACGCCATGCCGAGCGCTGGCCTGCGCCGTCGATCCTGCGCTTCGACGTGGGGCGTGGCACCCTTTTGTCTTTGGTCGGACAGGGCTTTGGCATCACCATCGTCGGCGCGGCCACGGCGCTGTTGCCGACAAACGGCATTGTCTTTTTGCCCTTCACCGACGAGCCGGAGCCGGTCGCCTTCTCGGCTGTCTGGTCGCCGTCCAATCGCAGCGCGGCGCTTCGCAACCTGCTCAGCCTCGCCAACGACATGGGCCGGAAGGTCTGCACGGACTACCGTTCGATACTACCACGGATAGCGAAGGCGTGAGCGACAAGTCCACCGGCACCGTACAATTATCCAGCAGCCAGTTCGCTGTGGTTGAAAAGAGCCATAAATGCACCCTTGTCCCGTGGCGGCCGGTCATCAACCGCCAGCTCAGCAGCGAGGTCTGCGCGGGCAGATAGGACCGGCGCTATAGGATCAATGCTCTATTCGACCTTCCTCTCAAAAGCGTTATCTGACCATCGTTGCGTAGCGAACCGAAGTGTTTGCGGAAGCACAGTCCGGGACTGTTACTGCCATCGCCGGAAAGCGACACTTGCATTAACACCGCCAAAGCCGAATCCGTTGGAACGCCTATCAACCGGCCTTCACAGAATGAACGCAAATCCTGGACTCGAGCACTGTTGCTAACTGACACCCACAGTTATGAAGCTACAAAGTGAGAGGAGAGCATGTTGTCGATCTAGGAGACCCCTGAAATGGCATCTAGAAGCTCTCTAAGGCCCCTCACAGTCCCGACTCCGAGTCTAAGGTGTCACACTTACATGCCCGTAAACCGCCTAGCCTCTGAGGGCTTAAATAGAACGTATCCTACAAAATAGACACAGTGCCATATTTATTTCACATCTACCTCTTGACGAGCTACAACACGACACCCACATTACTCCTGCATTCCCCAAGTGGCGTGTCGTTTGAGGTGAAGATCGCCTGTATCCGAGCGCTAGACAAGGATTTTCTGCCGCAAGCGGCACCTGCGGTCGCGCAGACTGCTGGATCTGGACGGATCAGACCGCGAAGCCGCTGTTTCCTTGCCCAGGGGCGGCGTTTTTCAGCGCAGCGGACAGATCTGTCCAGCCGCTTTCGTTCAGTTTGAGCGTGGATCGCGATCATGCGCATAGCGGTGGCGCTCGCAATCGGCGGATAGCGGCGAGGATGGCGCGTACCATCGTGCCGGTGACAGCGACCTCGGCCAGCTGGAAGGTGATGGTGCGGGCGTGACGGACCACACGTGCCCCGATCTTGATCAGCTTCAGTTGCAGGCTGGTCAACGACCAGTCGGCCATGGCCTCGGGCAGCTCGATGCAGCGCAAGAAGGTGGCCAGGTTGTACGCCAGGGCGTGCAGTTGCAGCCGCACCTCATTGTCGCGGAACTTCCGGCACGACAGCCGCGTCCAGCGAAAGGCGTATTTGCCCTCTTTGATGTGCTGCTCGGCGGTGCCGCGCTGGTTGTAGAACCGCACCACCCAGTCCGGCTCCATCGGCAGGTTGGTGACGATGAAGCCGAAACGCGGGAACAGTTCGCCCGGATGCCATTCGATCTTGGCGATCACCCGGCGTTCCTTGTCCCAGGACGCCGCCTGATACTCGAATTCCTCGAAGAACCGCTTGACCTTGGTCAGTGACGGCCGCCCGACAGGGCGCGTTAGCCGATGCGCGATCTTGTCCTTGAGGACCGCGTTTGCGGGCAGCCGGATGGCGTAGAAGAACCGCGCTTCTTCCAATCGCTCATAGATCGCCGGGATCGCGTAGGCAGCATCGGCCCGGAAGAACCTGCCACCAAGGTCGCGCTCCGCGTAGCGCGCAATGACGGGGTCGAGAACATCACGCCAGCCATCGGCGCTGTGGACGTTGCCATGGCGCAGGGCGCAGCGTTCCAGCATCCCGAACTGGTTGAACAGAAAGTTGGGGTGATAGCAGCTACAGTCGAAATGGCCATTCCAGGCGGACCCTTCCTGGTCGCCATGGGTCGGGCTGACCGAGCTGTCCATGTCCAGAACGATGTACTTCAGCCCGTTACGGTCATGGAACCGGTCGATCCATTGCCCGTTCAGGTCGGCCAGCGCGGCACGGTTCCCGGCCAGAGCCAGCGTCTCGGTCTCGAACCGTCCCATCTGCGATGCCGAGGCCGCTTGTGCATCGACCGCTCTGCCGCCGACAACTTGGCGCATGACCGGATCGCAGGCGAGACGGTTGGCGTCGTTGACATCCTCGTATCCGGCCAGCCGCCCAAAGACTGATTGCCGGAACAGGCCGTCGAGCCGATGGACCGTGTTCTTGCCAGAGCGAGTATCGCGCAGCGCCGCTGACGCCAAATCGGACAACCCGAGCGCGTCATCAAGCTCGCGCATCACCAGAAGGCCGCCGTCGGAACTGAGCTGCGTGCCGCGAAATTCCAGCCGCACGCGAGGGTCGAAATCCACCCGATCTGCCCGTTGCAAGCCCGCACCCTCTGGGTGATCCATAAAACGCGCCCCTCGCAGCCTTCAACACCATGTTTTATATAGGAAATATAATGGTCAGGACAGCGAAATCAGCGCCTTACTTGGGAAATGTGGGGTGAATACTCGCGTTTGCTAGAAGAACTACCCTGCCTTCGTGACCTTTATGGCGATGATATTGCAATTGTCATGAAGCCAGCAATCGAGGCTTTTCGAGAGACTCGCCGTCGTGTCCTGCAGTTGTACCCCACCGTTGAGGCGACATTGCAGACTCTTAAAAGAAACGGCGTTCTCATCGCCGCGTATACTGAATCGCAAGCGTTTTACACAAACTATCGCTTCCGTAAGTTGGGGCTAGATGGTCTTGTCGACTATCTTTATTCGCCAAAAGATCACATTATGCCCGAAGATACAGAGAGTACCCGCTTCTATTCCAATGACACTTACAAGCTCAAGCATACGGTCCATCACTACACGCCTGAGGGTGAGTTAAAACCTAACCCTCATATCTTAGCCGAAATCATTTCGGACTTAGGCGCTGCTGTCGATGAGGTTGTCTACGTTGGTGACAACATATTGAAGGACGTCTTCATGGCACAAACGGCTGGCGTTATTGATGCCCACGCACTTTACGGTGTTAGCCAACATAAACCTGAATATGAACTACTACGAAAGGTGACCCACTGGACTCCAGAGATGGTGGAACGAGAACGTCAAGCACTTAAGCCTGGTGGTTTGAAGCCGAGCCATGTTCTTGATAAGAACTTTGCACAAATATTGCCGCTGTTTGAGGTGTTCTGATGAGTGACCTAGAGACTACCCCGCCAC
It includes:
- the tetR(G) gene encoding tetracycline resistance transcriptional repressor TetR(G) — protein: MTKLDKGTVIAAALELLNEVGMDSLTTRKLAERLKVQQPALYWHFQNKRALLDALAEAMLAERHTRSLPEENEDWRVFLKENALSFRTALLSYRDGARIHAGTRPTEPNFGTAETQIRFLCAEGFCPKRAVWALRAVSHYVVGSVLEQQASDADERVPDRPDVSEQAPSSFLHDLFHELETDGMDAAFNFGLDSLIAGFERLRSSTTD
- the tet(G) gene encoding tetracycline efflux MFS transporter Tet(G) is translated as MRSSAIIALLIVGLDAMGLGLIMPVLPTLLRELVPAEQVAGHYGALLSLYALMQVVFAPMLGQLSDSYGRRPVLLASLAGAAVDYTIMASAPVLWVLYIGRLVSGVTGATGAVAASTIADSTGEGSRARWFGYMGACYGAGMIAGPALGGMLGGISAHAPFIAAALLNGFAFLLACIFLKETHHSHGGTGKPVRIKPFVLLRLDDALRGLGALFAVFFIIQLIGQVPAALWVIYGEDRFQWNTATVGLSLAAFGATHAIFQAFVTGPLSSRLGERRTLLFGMAADATGFVLLAFATQGWMVFPILLLLAAGGVGMPALQAMLSNNVSSNKQGALQGTLTSLTNLSSIAGPLGFTALYSATAGAWNGWVWIVGAILYLICLPILRRPFATSL
- a CDS encoding LysR family transcriptional regulator; translated protein: MMTLVHTLAVAEYLNFRHAANALGVAQSSVSARVKALEEDLGILLFERHARGVRLTEAGRHFVERIAVGIDQLDHAVKTAGMAAAGESGRLRIGIHALIPHSFLAKLIGQYRKDYPDVEVEIAEGPAREAVVQLRAGRLDVAFVAGTPQPPDCHSRRTWTEPLLAVLPERHPLAKRSAVTWPDLAGETFLVRHGGTGPQVHSHIVLRHAERWPAPSILRFDVGRGTLLSLVGQGFGITIVGAATALLPTNGIVFLPFTDEPEPVAFSAVWSPSNRSAALRNLLSLANDMGRKVCTDYRSILPRIAKA
- a CDS encoding IS1380-like element IS1247 family transposase, with amino-acid sequence MDHPEGAGLQRADRVDFDPRVRLEFRGTQLSSDGGLLVMRELDDALGLSDLASAALRDTRSGKNTVHRLDGLFRQSVFGRLAGYEDVNDANRLACDPVMRQVVGGRAVDAQAASASQMGRFETETLALAGNRAALADLNGQWIDRFHDRNGLKYIVLDMDSSVSPTHGDQEGSAWNGHFDCSCYHPNFLFNQFGMLERCALRHGNVHSADGWRDVLDPVIARYAERDLGGRFFRADAAYAIPAIYERLEEARFFYAIRLPANAVLKDKIAHRLTRPVGRPSLTKVKRFFEEFEYQAASWDKERRVIAKIEWHPGELFPRFGFIVTNLPMEPDWVVRFYNQRGTAEQHIKEGKYAFRWTRLSCRKFRDNEVRLQLHALAYNLATFLRCIELPEAMADWSLTSLQLKLIKIGARVVRHARTITFQLAEVAVTGTMVRAILAAIRRLRAPPLCA
- a CDS encoding HAD family hydrolase, whose translation is MWGEYSRLLEELPCLRDLYGDDIAIVMKPAIEAFRETRRRVLQLYPTVEATLQTLKRNGVLIAAYTESQAFYTNYRFRKLGLDGLVDYLYSPKDHIMPEDTESTRFYSNDTYKLKHTVHHYTPEGELKPNPHILAEIISDLGAAVDEVVYVGDNILKDVFMAQTAGVIDAHALYGVSQHKPEYELLRKVTHWTPEMVERERQALKPGGLKPSHVLDKNFAQILPLFEVF